The nucleotide window GTTACCCGTTCAGACGACGCTCGCCGTCGCAGTGATTGGTGCGCTCATCGCGCTGACTGCCTTTGCGGTGTCACGCGGGCTGGTTACGGACAAGGACCGCGACGGCGTCTTCTGGTACGGCTTCACGGGTGGGTTCGCCTGCCTCGGCGCCATCATGGGAGCAATGGTGCTCATCCCCGAGACCGCGGCGGTGACCGGGCTGGCAGGTGTGCTCGGCGTCGGACTGGCCGGAGGCTGGGTCTGGCGCGGCGAGCAGGAGCGGGCGGCGCGCCGTCGTCGTCGGTCGGTGGAAGAGGCGTGCTCAGCGCTGCGGGCGCGCCATGAATCGGTGCTGCAGCGGTGGGTGAGCTATGAACTGGATCCGGCCGTCGCCATCGACTACCCGGACATGACTGACGTGAAGCGTCCGGAGACCGCGCAGTTGGTGCGCGCCATGCGGCAAGCGGCGGTGCTGCGCGAGCAGGAAGACACGGAACAGAAAAACACGGACGACGGCGGCGCTGCGCCGGCTTATGCGTCCGCGGTCACCGACCTGGAGGCGGCCTTCGAGAAGGCCGAGCGCGCTGCCGGTGCCCACTCGACCCCTCACCGCCGGGACAGTTAGGCTGGACCGGTCACTGGGGGATCGGAGGGGGAAGTAAATGTATTCAGCACGTGTACCTCGCCGTAGGGCGGCAGCCATTCTGGTCACGCTCGCCGTCGCCGCTGCTGGCGTGGCGGTGCCGTCAACGGCGACAGCTGCCCACAAACCGAACGTTGCGCAGCAGGGCCAGGGCAAGCAGGAATTGCGCTTCGCCACCTACAACGCAAGCCTGAACCGGTCCGCCGAGGGTGCGCTCGTCGAAGACCTGAGCACCGGCCATGATGAGCAGGCCGGGCGGATCGCCGAGGTGATCCAGATCAACAACCCTGACGTGGTGCTGCTCAACGAATTCGATTACGACCCCGGCCACGAGGCCGCCGAACTCTTCCGGACCAACTACCTTGAGGTGGGCCAGAACGGTAAGGCTCCGGTCCGCTACCCGTACGTCTACACGGCCCCGTCCAACACCGGTGTTCCCAGCGGGATGGACCTGAACAATGACGGCACCGTGGGCGGTCCGGACGATGCGCTGGGATTCGGCCAGTTCGAGGGCCAGTACGGAATGGTTCTCTACTCCAGGTACCCCATCGATACCGGGAATGTCCGCACCTTCCAGAACTTCCTCTGGGCTGACATGCCGGGTGCGCTCCTGCCCGATGACCCTGCTACAGACCGCGCCGCTGACTGGTTCACCGAGGAGGAACTGGCCGCTGTCCGCCTGTCCAGCAAATCGCACTGGAACGTACCGGTGACCGTCGGTAGTTCTACGGTGCATGTTCTCGCCAGCCACCCCACGCCGCCGGTCTTCGACGCTGAGGAAGACCGCAACGGCAGGCGGAACAGCGATGAGATCCGCTTCTGGGCGGACTACATCCATGGCGGCGGGAAGGCGCGCTACATCTATGACGACGACGGCGACCGCGGTGGACTCGATCGGCGCGCCGACTTTGTTGTGCTGGGAGACCTCAACAGTGATCCGGCTGACGGCGATTCCCGCCCGGGCTCGATCAGCCAGCTGCTCGGGCTGAAGCAACTCCAGGACCCCCAGCCCGCGGCGGAAGGCGCTGCTGAAGCCTCAGTCCTGCAGGGCCGGGTGAATTCGGAGCACCGCGGCGACCCCGCCCTGGATACCGCCGACTTCGAGGACGCTGATGCCGGAAACATCCGGGTGGACTACGTGCTGCCGTCCAAGTCCCTCAAGGTGCGCGGCGCCGGCATCTTCTGGCCGCGGGCAGGGACGCCCGGTTCAGAGCTCACGGGCATTTTCCCCTTCCCCACGAGCGACCACCGGCTGGTGTACGTCGATGTCGACGTCAAGAAGCGCTGACCCGATCGTTTCAGCCGAAGTTGTCGGAAACTGCGGAAAACCCAGTCATTCCCGCTGATTGGATGTGTGCCGGCGCCGCCGGTCCCAGAAGACCGCGCTGAGCGCGCCTGCCGTGGCGAGCAGGATGCTGCCGCTGACAACGATCCCGCCAGCCGACTGGCTGATGATGAAGATCCACTGCGGGAATGGCCCGTTGATCGCTGTTTGGTCGACCTGGAGGGGTGCAAACACCGCCCACAACCCCAGCGCAAGCACTGCTGCCCCGAGCAGCCAGAGCACCAGCACGAATGGGTTGATCCACTTATCCGCCGGCCCGGTATCCGGCCGGACCGCTCCTGTCGGCATGACCTCAACGACATTCGCAGGCTCGTCGGGCGAGGACGGTGCGGGCGCCTCCTCGGCTACTGCCGGGCGCTGCGGCGCTTCCTTCGGTGAGGACCAGCGGCCGCCCTGGGAGGCTGACGATGCGCCGCCGCCCCGCTGATAGATGGAACTGTACCGATTGTCGATGTTCGGCGTGTTCTCGCCCATTGTGCCTCCCTGGCCCTCTGTTGGAAATCTACTAGTTCTGCTGCGCCGGGGTAAGTGGCCGCTGCCCGCTGGACCAAAAAGTGCCGGTCCTCTGGCCAAGGCTCCGGATGCTCGTGTAGGTTGAAACGCATGGGAACAATAATTTTCGAGTAATTGTGCCGGCCGGGTGCTTGGCGCACCCGTCCAAACAACAACAGAACCATTCGAAAAAAGACCGTGTTGAGGCCTTCGCCTCCATGTTTGTTTCCACTTCTCCTGTGTGACATACGGTTCGGGGTTTGCCCGGACCGGTCGGTCAGTGCATCAGGATCCCCTACGGAATCGGCAGAGCAGCAGCGGCCGGCAAGCGCCGTCGTCGTTGCCTGTAGGTGAGTGGCCCAGCCGGTCGAAGCCATTGAAGGAGAGCCATGACCCAGCAAGAAGACCAACAGCCGCTCAACGTACACCTCACCGAAGACGCTGCAAAGAAACTGGTGGACGATCCTCGTGCGCGCGATGCGCTGGCCCGGAAGAACCCTGCCTTTGGGGAGCTGGACAGCGCACACAGCACGGGGCGCAGGAACAAATCCGTTCATGCCAGCAACCGGCAGGGAAAGCGGGAGAAGAAGGTGCGCTGGTAGGGCGGCAGCCTTAGCTGATGCGTCCCAGGGGAGGTTAAAGTGAAACTGGCTCCGCGTTCTGCGTATGGGGGAATCGCAGAATGGGGAGCCAGCTCTCCAACTATACTTCACAGTAGGGGTAAAAAGTCCAGTCGAATCCGCCTGAAGGGTGATGATGACAGTCACAGCTAAAGCATTCCAGCTGTGGCGTACCCAGATAGCTCCGGAAGCGACCGTTTCCGATCTCTGCCGGAAAGCGGACATCAAACGGTCCACCCTCGCGCAGCAGCTGGTTCGCGGCAAAGTTTCAATCGAGACGGTCATCAGTATCGCCCGCGCCTATGGGGTTCCGCCGGTTCAGGCACTGAGCGGGTTCGACGGTTACCGGGATCTCGCGGAAGGGCTCCTGCCCCCGACTTCCGGGGAATATCTCAGCCAGGTTTCCTCGATGGACCTGCTGCGGTTGATCCTCGGGCGCAGTGAGGAAACCGATTGGGTGGGCGGTCCGCTGAGTTTCCAGCTCGCACCCCTGCCTCACCGCTATTCCGTGCGCTCGTGGTTCGATTCGGTCGACGACGGTGAACTCCGCCAGGCGCTGACGGCGCGCACCGGGATTGCTCCGCAGAACCTTTCGGCGCAACTCAGTGCCGGTCGGTTGAGCACCCAGTTGTGCGTCGAAGTTGCCAGGGTGTCCGGGGTTTCGCTCGCGAACGGCCTGGTTGTCACCGGGCTGCTCACCCCGCAGGAAGGCGGCTGGGCAGGCGACGGCCGTGAGCAGGTGCTGAGCTCCCTGCCGGATTCAAGACTCATCCTGATAGCGCGGGACCGTCTTGACGGGCTGGGCAAGCGGCTCCGCAAACAGGAGCAGGACAACACTCGTGACCAGACCTTATGGGAGAACCTCGGATGAGCGTCGGAACATTTATCCAGTGGCTGGCGCTGGCGCTGTGCGTGATCTTCGCGGCTACACGCCTCCCTGACGCCATACGGGGCAAAGGACGGAGCGTCTTCGCCGTGCTGGTGCTGCTGTGCGTGGCCGTGGGCCTGAGCCTGTCGCCAATTTACCTCTTTGTGGACGGCTTGCTCGGCGGCGCCAATCTTGCCAATCTCCTCATCCGGTTCAGCCTGTACGCCATCATGCTGCTCCTGGGGCTGCGTGGCGCGGCTGCGTTCAGCTCTGAACGGGCGCTGAGGCTCATCAGCGGGCCACTGGGTACTGCTGTACTGGGCCTAACGGTTTTGGCTACGGTGATTTTGTTCGGATTGAGTGATCTTCCAGAATCCTCAACGGGGCTGCGGGAATACGCGGACCAACCCACCGTGCACTGGTACTCGCATCTGGGGAGAATTTACCCGGCGTTTGTCGGCGCCTGCCTGCTTGGCCCGGCGATCGCAAGCGCGCGGGACACGTCGGCACGTGCTTTCCACCGTGTTGCCGCGGCGTTCATGGCATGCGGATTCGCGATGGTGCTGGCCCATACCGTCCTCAAGTTCACCGGGGTCAGGACCGGGGCGGCGGACCTCATTCTGCCGTTCGGTGCAATTGTCCTCGTCACTACCGGCCTCACCATGATCTGGCTGTCCCGCAGGCGTGCCGTCCGCGACCGGTCCGCCAACTTCCTGGCAAAGGAACACCGGCGTAACTGATCGACCTTTAGTCTCTTCGCCGGATTATTTCGACCAATATCGCTCACACTGTTCACGTTTTCATCATGGTGTGTCAAAATTATGATTATGTAACTCCCGGTGTCCGTGGGGGGTCAACGGGTTACACAGCAATAGGTGCGTCCATTAGAACGGGTGGACGCACCTATTTCATTTTCAGGCGGGGTCATCCCCGCCTGAAAGCCCGCTGTCAGGCGTCGTGATCGGTTTCGAGGATACGGACCAGCGAGTCGAGTGCGTCCCCCGCGCCGTCGTCCTCGGAGCGGAGCACCACAACGTTGCCGTGCTCGGCGCCCAGGCTCATCAGCGACAGGATGCTTGATGCGTCCAGGGCTTCGTCCGCCGGGCTCCCCTCCAGGGCAATAGTGATTTCAGCCGGGAGTTCTCCCGCCGCTTCGGCGAAGATGGCGGCTGGCCGGGCGTGGAGCCCCACCCGGCTGGCTACGGTTGCTTTGCGTTCGATCATGATCTTCCTTCCGGTTGCTTTTGTGCGAGCCTACAGGCCCAGGGTTCCGAGGATCGGCAAACCGGCACGCACAGCTGCGCGTGCCTCGAGCGCGGTGGGTGCCGCCAGAGCCTGTTGTGCCAGCCCCTGTGCTTCGGTGAGGGACACCGAACCGATCACGGCGGCCACGGCGGCCAGCGCCCGTGAACTCATGGACAGCGAAGTGACGCCCAGACCCACCAGCACGACGGCGAGGGCCGGATCGGCGGCCGCCTCGCCGCATACGCCCACAGACTTGCCGTTGTCACTGTTGAGTTCCTTGCTCGAGGATTCACTCCCACGGGCAGCCTCGGCGCCGGCCACCGTATGCCGAATCAGCTGCAGGACAGCCGGCTGCCAGGGGTCGTTGAGGGCGGCCAGAGGTCCGAGCTGGCGGTCTGCCGCCATGACGTACTGCGTGAGGTCATTGGTTCCGATTGACGCGAAGTCCACACGCTGCAGGATTGCCCCTGCCGTCAGGGCTGCGGACGGCACCTCCACCATGACGCCGGGCACCTTCAACCCCGCTGCTGCGCACGATTCAGCGAAGTGCTGGGCCTCCTGCGCGGTGGAGATCATCGGTGCCATGACCCAGATATCCGTGGTTGCGCCGTCGGCTGCTTCGCTGATTGCCTTCAGCTGACGGTCCAGCACACCGGGCGTCGAGAGCTCGGTGCGGTAGCCGCGAACACCGAGCGCCGGGTTCGGTTCCGAGGCGTCAGTAAGGAAAGGCAGGGGCTTGTCTGCGCCGGCGTCGAGCGTGCGAACCACTACCTTGCCGGCGGGAAACGCGTCAAAGACCTGGCGGTAGGCCACCGACTGCTCGGCCACCGTCGGCTCGGTCTCGCGGTCGAGGAAGCAGAACTCGGTGCGCAGAAGTCCGACGCCCTCAGCTCCTGCCTCGGCTGCTTTGCGGGCGTCGGCACCGGACCCCACGTTGGCGAGGAGCGGCACCCGGTGCCCGTCCGTCGTCGTGCAGGTTCCGCTGTAGGTACCGAGCGAGCGTGCCTGCTCCGTCCAGATGGCCGCTGCCGTCCGTTCGGCGTCGCCAGGTCCGGTGAGTACGGTTCCGGCTGCTCCGTCGACAAACACTTCAGTCCCGTCGTCGATATCCTCGACGCCCCGGGCGGCGACGACGGCGGGCAGCCCCAGCGCACGAGCGAGGATCGCCGTGTGGGACTGGGGGCCCCCGGAGCTGGTGATCAAAGCGATGACCAGCTCCGGGTTGAGCGTGGCGGTATCGGCCGGGGCCAGATCCTCCGCCGCAAGGACGAACGGATGGTCGGCTGTCGGGATACCGGGCGCGGGCAGTCCCCGCAGCTCGGCGACGACCCGCGAACGGACGTCCAGGACGTCCTGCGTGCGCTCGGCCATGTAACCGCCGAGGCCTCTCAGCATGTCTGCGACCTGGGCGCCGGCCTCCCACACCGCGCGCTCGGCCGAGGTGCCGGCCACAATGAGCGCGTTCGCAGACTTCAGGAGCATGGGGTCCGCCGCCATCATGGCCGTAGCCTCAAGGATTGCCTTCGCGTCTCCGGTTGCGGAGTCGGCGCGTCGCTGGAGCTCGGCCTGGACTTTTTTCGCTGCAGTCTTCAGCCGGGCCGTCTCATCATCGACCGTGGTGTTGGACCATTTCTCCCCGGCGGATGGTTCTGCCACCGGGCGCGGCATCTGCTGCACCGGTCCAATGATCCTGCCGGGGCTCACTCCTACGCCGGTGAAGGTGCTCAATGGTCCAACTCCTCAGTCAGGGACTAGACGGCAACCGACTCGGAGGCAGCGGCCGGGGCCGGCTTGCGCACGGCGAACCGCTTCAGGGCCACCACGGCAAGGGCTGAGATGACCATGCCCACGAGGATCGATAGAACAAACATAGCGACATTACCGATCGCAAAGAATACAAAGATTCCACCGTGCGGTGCCTGGGAGGTGACGCCGGTACCCATGATCATCGCGCCGGTGACCGCGGATCCCAGCATCCCTGCGGGAATGACGCGCAGCGGATCAGCCGCAGCGAACGGGATGGCGCCTTCGGAGATGAATGCCGAACCGAGGAGCCACGCAGCCTTGCCGTTCTCGCGCTCTGCAAGGGAGAAGCGGCGACGGTCGATCACGGTTGCCAGGGCCATCGCCAGCGGCGGGACCATGCCGGCGGCCATGACGGCTGCCATGATCTGCCACGGAGCCTGGTTGTCGATGGCGCCGGCACCGAGGCCGGCCACGGCGAAGGCGTAGGCGACCTTGTTGATGGGGCCGCCCAGGTCAATTGCCATCATGAGTCCGAGGATGATGCCGAGGAGAACAGCGCCGGTGCCGGTCAGCCCGGACAGCCAGTCGTTGAGCGCAACGGTGAGGGCGGCGATCGGGCCACCGAGGACCAGGATCATCAGCCCGGAGGCCACGATGGAGGCCACCAGCGGAATGATGACCACCGGCATCAGGCCTCGCAGCCAGCGGGGAACTGCCAGCTTGCCGATCTTCATGGCGACGTAGCCGGCCAGGAGGCCGCCGACGATCGCGCCCAGGAACCCGGCACCCATGAAGCCTGCAACAGCACCGGCAACGAAGCCCGGAGCAATACCGGGACGATCAGCGAGCGCATAGGCGATATAGCCGGCAAGGGCGGGAACCAGGAAGCCCATCGACAGGGAGCCGATCTTGAAGAACACCGCACCGAGGTACGCGCCCAGAGCGCCCTGCGCTGTCTCGGGGAACTCGGTGGGGAGGTTCCAGAGGCTGTTGTTGACCACCATGTCGTCAGCGAAGCCGGTGATGTCATAACCGCCGAGGAGGAAGCCCAGAGCGATGAGGAGCCCGCCGCCTGCAACAAACGGAATCATGTAGCTGACGCCGGTGAGCAGCGCACGCTTCAACTGTCCACCGACTCCTTCGCGTGGGCCGTCGTCATCGGAGCCCGGCATGGAGGAGTCAGCGACGCGGCGGGCGTTGGGGTTGTCCGCCGCCGCAAGCGCTTCCTCGACCATGACTCCGGGCTCGTCGATACCGCGCTTGACCGGCGCATTGATGACCGGCTTGCCGGCGAAGCGGTGCTTGTCGCGGACGTCGACGTCGACGGCGAAGATCACCGCGTCCGCAGCAGCGATCACTGACGGGTCGAGGGGAGTGGATGCTGAGGAACCCTGCGTCTCGACCTGCAGGTCGATACCGCGTTCCTTCGCAGCCGCGACCAGGGAGTCCGCTGCCATGTAGGTGTGGGCAATGCCGGTGGGGCACGCTGTCACGGCTACCAGCCGCTTTGTCCGTGCCGCGTCGGGAGGCGTGGTGGTTCCCGGGTCCGCGGACTCAGGGTTCACGGCAGTAGCGCCGCCTTCTTTCCTGGCAGGAGCGGCTTCGAGTGCTTCCTCCACCAGGGCCACGACCTCCTGCTCGGTGGATGCGGAGCGCAACGCGGCGGTGAAGTCCTTCTTGATCAGGGAGCGGGCGAGCTTCGACAGGAGCTTGAGGTGCTGCTGATCGGCGCCTTCCGGAGCCGCGATGAAGAACACCAGGTCTGCCGGGCCGTCCTTGGCGCCGAAGTCCACCTTCGGCTCGAGGCGCGCCATCGCCAGGGTCGGTTCAAGAACGGCGGTGGACCGGCAGTGCGGGATGGCGATTCCACCCGGAATCCCGGTGGCTGTCT belongs to Arthrobacter tumbae and includes:
- a CDS encoding endonuclease/exonuclease/phosphatase family protein, with amino-acid sequence MYSARVPRRRAAAILVTLAVAAAGVAVPSTATAAHKPNVAQQGQGKQELRFATYNASLNRSAEGALVEDLSTGHDEQAGRIAEVIQINNPDVVLLNEFDYDPGHEAAELFRTNYLEVGQNGKAPVRYPYVYTAPSNTGVPSGMDLNNDGTVGGPDDALGFGQFEGQYGMVLYSRYPIDTGNVRTFQNFLWADMPGALLPDDPATDRAADWFTEEELAAVRLSSKSHWNVPVTVGSSTVHVLASHPTPPVFDAEEDRNGRRNSDEIRFWADYIHGGGKARYIYDDDGDRGGLDRRADFVVLGDLNSDPADGDSRPGSISQLLGLKQLQDPQPAAEGAAEASVLQGRVNSEHRGDPALDTADFEDADAGNIRVDYVLPSKSLKVRGAGIFWPRAGTPGSELTGIFPFPTSDHRLVYVDVDVKKR
- a CDS encoding helix-turn-helix domain-containing protein — protein: MTVTAKAFQLWRTQIAPEATVSDLCRKADIKRSTLAQQLVRGKVSIETVISIARAYGVPPVQALSGFDGYRDLAEGLLPPTSGEYLSQVSSMDLLRLILGRSEETDWVGGPLSFQLAPLPHRYSVRSWFDSVDDGELRQALTARTGIAPQNLSAQLSAGRLSTQLCVEVARVSGVSLANGLVVTGLLTPQEGGWAGDGREQVLSSLPDSRLILIARDRLDGLGKRLRKQEQDNTRDQTLWENLG
- a CDS encoding HPr family phosphocarrier protein, with protein sequence MIERKATVASRVGLHARPAAIFAEAAGELPAEITIALEGSPADEALDASSILSLMSLGAEHGNVVVLRSEDDGAGDALDSLVRILETDHDA
- the ptsP gene encoding phosphoenolpyruvate--protein phosphotransferase → MSTFTGVGVSPGRIIGPVQQMPRPVAEPSAGEKWSNTTVDDETARLKTAAKKVQAELQRRADSATGDAKAILEATAMMAADPMLLKSANALIVAGTSAERAVWEAGAQVADMLRGLGGYMAERTQDVLDVRSRVVAELRGLPAPGIPTADHPFVLAAEDLAPADTATLNPELVIALITSSGGPQSHTAILARALGLPAVVAARGVEDIDDGTEVFVDGAAGTVLTGPGDAERTAAAIWTEQARSLGTYSGTCTTTDGHRVPLLANVGSGADARKAAEAGAEGVGLLRTEFCFLDRETEPTVAEQSVAYRQVFDAFPAGKVVVRTLDAGADKPLPFLTDASEPNPALGVRGYRTELSTPGVLDRQLKAISEAADGATTDIWVMAPMISTAQEAQHFAESCAAAGLKVPGVMVEVPSAALTAGAILQRVDFASIGTNDLTQYVMAADRQLGPLAALNDPWQPAVLQLIRHTVAGAEAARGSESSSKELNSDNGKSVGVCGEAAADPALAVVLVGLGVTSLSMSSRALAAVAAVIGSVSLTEAQGLAQQALAAPTALEARAAVRAGLPILGTLGL
- a CDS encoding PTS fructose transporter subunit IIABC — translated: MSAMITPELVVLDTSLGNDRADVIRRLAELVVAQGRADQVEGLFADALAREEKTATGIPGGIAIPHCRSTAVLEPTLAMARLEPKVDFGAKDGPADLVFFIAAPEGADQQHLKLLSKLARSLIKKDFTAALRSASTEQEVVALVEEALEAAPARKEGGATAVNPESADPGTTTPPDAARTKRLVAVTACPTGIAHTYMAADSLVAAAKERGIDLQVETQGSSASTPLDPSVIAAADAVIFAVDVDVRDKHRFAGKPVINAPVKRGIDEPGVMVEEALAAADNPNARRVADSSMPGSDDDGPREGVGGQLKRALLTGVSYMIPFVAGGGLLIALGFLLGGYDITGFADDMVVNNSLWNLPTEFPETAQGALGAYLGAVFFKIGSLSMGFLVPALAGYIAYALADRPGIAPGFVAGAVAGFMGAGFLGAIVGGLLAGYVAMKIGKLAVPRWLRGLMPVVIIPLVASIVASGLMILVLGGPIAALTVALNDWLSGLTGTGAVLLGIILGLMMAIDLGGPINKVAYAFAVAGLGAGAIDNQAPWQIMAAVMAAGMVPPLAMALATVIDRRRFSLAERENGKAAWLLGSAFISEGAIPFAAADPLRVIPAGMLGSAVTGAMIMGTGVTSQAPHGGIFVFFAIGNVAMFVLSILVGMVISALAVVALKRFAVRKPAPAAASESVAV